In Cyanobacteria bacterium GSL.Bin1, one genomic interval encodes:
- a CDS encoding ribose-phosphate pyrophosphokinase has product MSHSATLTLQPPLSQLPDQNRLRLFSGSANEPLAQEVATYLGLELGPMVRKRFADGELYVQIQESIRGCDVYLIQPCCYPVNDNLMELLIMIDACRRASARQITAVIPYYSYARADRKTAGRESITAKLVANLITEAGASRVLAMDLHSAQIQGYFDIPLDHVYGSPVLIQYIASKQLSDLVVVSPDVGGVARARAFAKKLDDAPLAIIDKRRHGHNEAEVLNLIGDVKGKTAVMVDDMIDTAGTMLEGSRLLRKEGAKQIYACATHPVLSGPARERLFGGAFEEVIVSNTIPVPGYQEIEQLTVLSVANLIGEAISRIHEESSVSSMFR; this is encoded by the coding sequence GTGAGCCATTCTGCTACTTTAACGCTTCAACCCCCATTGAGCCAACTTCCTGATCAAAACCGTTTACGCCTCTTTTCGGGCTCAGCTAATGAGCCCCTTGCCCAAGAAGTAGCCACTTATCTAGGGCTAGAATTGGGACCCATGGTGAGAAAACGGTTTGCTGACGGTGAACTTTATGTTCAAATTCAGGAGTCGATTCGTGGTTGCGACGTTTATTTGATCCAGCCTTGTTGTTATCCCGTGAATGACAACTTGATGGAATTGTTAATTATGATCGACGCTTGCCGTCGTGCGTCTGCTCGTCAAATTACAGCAGTCATCCCTTACTATAGCTATGCTCGCGCTGATCGCAAAACAGCGGGACGGGAATCAATTACTGCCAAACTCGTGGCAAATTTAATTACCGAAGCTGGTGCCAGCCGAGTGCTTGCCATGGACTTACATTCAGCGCAAATTCAGGGATATTTTGATATTCCTCTAGATCACGTCTATGGTTCTCCTGTATTAATTCAATATATTGCCAGCAAGCAGCTTTCTGATCTGGTCGTTGTCTCTCCTGATGTAGGAGGCGTTGCCCGTGCTAGAGCGTTTGCGAAAAAATTAGATGATGCCCCCCTTGCGATTATTGATAAGCGTCGTCATGGTCATAATGAAGCCGAAGTCCTGAATTTAATTGGGGATGTAAAAGGAAAAACAGCTGTAATGGTGGATGATATGATAGATACAGCTGGCACGATGCTGGAAGGCTCCCGTTTGTTGCGTAAAGAGGGCGCTAAGCAGATTTATGCTTGTGCGACCCATCCTGTATTATCGGGACCAGCCCGAGAGCGTTTATTTGGCGGTGCTTTTGAAGAAGTAATCGTGAGCAATACCATTCCGGTTCCCGGCTACCAAGAAATTGAACAGCTAACTGTCTTGTCAGTGGCTAATTTAATTGGTGAAGCCATTTCCCGAATTCATGAAGAAAGCTCTGTCAGTAGTATGTTTCGCTAG
- the bioD gene encoding ATP-dependent dethiobiotin synthetase BioD: MKTLLITGTDTEIGKTVVMVSLIAYWQKYRSLEQLGVMKLIQTGSPGDSCLYEQLFPLNQPPELINPVSYPSPIAPPLAAKQAGQPVDLTTVWQALTSLRSKREFVLLEALGGLGSPMSWEMTVADVAAAWQLPVVIVVPVKLGAIAQTVANVALARQYQLDVKGLIFNCLSAEAEAKQEQWTPHDLITNLCPVPILGTIPYLSNPNDLEKLAHVASNLELEHLW; encoded by the coding sequence ATGAAAACACTTTTAATCACTGGGACGGATACAGAAATCGGGAAAACAGTTGTTATGGTTAGCTTAATTGCCTACTGGCAAAAATATCGCTCCCTAGAACAACTGGGGGTCATGAAACTGATCCAAACCGGCAGTCCGGGAGATAGTTGTCTCTATGAACAGTTATTCCCGTTGAATCAACCGCCAGAGTTGATCAATCCCGTCTCTTACCCGTCTCCGATCGCGCCTCCTTTAGCAGCAAAACAAGCAGGTCAGCCAGTCGATCTTACTACAGTTTGGCAAGCGCTGACTAGTTTAAGATCAAAACGAGAGTTTGTTTTACTAGAAGCGCTAGGGGGCTTAGGGTCGCCAATGAGTTGGGAAATGACCGTTGCTGATGTCGCTGCAGCTTGGCAATTACCAGTGGTGATCGTCGTTCCGGTCAAGCTCGGCGCGATCGCGCAAACGGTCGCCAATGTTGCCCTAGCCCGTCAATATCAACTTGATGTGAAGGGATTGATTTTTAACTGTCTTAGCGCCGAAGCAGAAGCCAAACAAGAACAATGGACGCCTCATGATTTGATCACTAACCTTTGTCCGGTTCCGATCCTAGGAACAATTCCTTATTTATCGAATCCCAACGACCTCGAAAAATTAGCACACGTTGCGTCAAACTTAGAATTAGAACATCTTTGGTAA
- a CDS encoding amidohydrolase, which produces MTVSPAQPINIEQIRPEIQALQTDLVQWRRGFHQRPELAFTEKLTSDFVIRKLQEWGIPHQTKIAETGVVALIEGGTPGKVLGIRADLDALPVQEENDVPYRSQHDGIMHACGHDGHTAIALGTAYYLWQHRQDITGTVKIIFQPAEEGPGGAKPMIEAGVLKNPDVDAMIGLHLWNNLPLGTIGVKDGALMAAVELFKCHIQGKGGHGAMPHQTIDAVVLSAQIVNALQTIVARNIDPTQSAVVTVGELKAGSAMNVIADRAYLSGTVRYFNTDLENYMGQRVEAIIAGICQSHGASYDLNYWRMYPPVINDARVTDLVRSVAQTVVETPTGVVPECQTMGSEDMSFFLEQVPGCYFFLGSANPELRLNYPHHHPRFDFDETALGMGVEMFVRCVEQLPSLTV; this is translated from the coding sequence ATGACTGTATCTCCCGCTCAGCCCATTAACATCGAGCAAATTCGTCCTGAAATTCAAGCGTTGCAAACGGATCTTGTGCAATGGCGACGGGGCTTTCACCAACGCCCAGAACTAGCATTTACCGAAAAGCTAACGTCAGACTTCGTCATTAGAAAGCTGCAAGAATGGGGCATTCCCCATCAAACTAAAATTGCCGAAACCGGTGTTGTGGCTCTGATCGAAGGCGGAACCCCCGGGAAAGTACTAGGCATTCGGGCGGATCTGGATGCCCTCCCGGTGCAAGAAGAAAATGATGTCCCCTATCGCTCGCAACATGACGGGATTATGCACGCCTGTGGCCATGATGGACATACCGCGATCGCGCTGGGAACCGCTTATTATCTCTGGCAACATCGTCAAGACATCACGGGTACGGTCAAAATCATCTTCCAACCGGCAGAAGAAGGACCGGGTGGGGCAAAACCGATGATTGAAGCGGGGGTCTTAAAAAACCCGGATGTGGATGCCATGATTGGCTTACACCTCTGGAATAATCTGCCCTTGGGAACGATTGGGGTCAAAGATGGCGCGCTGATGGCGGCAGTAGAATTATTCAAATGTCATATTCAGGGCAAAGGCGGACATGGGGCAATGCCGCATCAAACCATTGATGCAGTCGTTCTCAGTGCGCAAATTGTCAATGCCTTACAAACCATTGTTGCTCGCAATATTGACCCCACCCAGTCGGCGGTGGTTACGGTCGGCGAACTGAAAGCGGGTTCAGCGATGAACGTCATTGCTGATCGTGCCTATCTTTCTGGAACCGTGCGTTATTTTAATACCGACCTCGAAAATTACATGGGTCAGCGTGTGGAAGCGATTATTGCTGGGATTTGCCAAAGCCACGGCGCAAGCTATGACCTCAACTACTGGCGAATGTATCCACCAGTGATTAATGATGCGCGGGTGACAGATTTAGTGCGGTCTGTCGCGCAAACCGTTGTAGAAACGCCCACGGGCGTTGTTCCCGAATGTCAGACTATGGGCAGTGAAGATATGTCCTTTTTCCTGGAACAAGTCCCCGGATGTTACTTTTTCCTCGGTTCGGCGAACCCGGAACTGAGATTGAACTATCCCCATCATCATCCACGGTTTGATTTTGATGAAACCGCTTTAGGGATGGGGGTAGAAATGTTCGTGCGCTGTGTAGAACAACTGCCCTCTTTAACCGTTTGA
- a CDS encoding aspartate carbamoyltransferase catalytic subunit produces MTTETTTTWTKRHILSLESFTPEEYETLLETADSFREVLSRRTKKVPALQGQVVAHLFFEPSTRTRSSFELAAKRLSADTLNFSGSASSLTKGETILDTAKTYMAMGANIMVIRHRQAGVPHIIAAEMDRLESNVSILNAGDGQHEHPSQALLDLFTLYQLRSQNSPRQFLAGKKIAIVGDILHSRVARSNIYSLAAMGATVHLAAPPTLLPREFQDFLRASDSDRLVCHWNIEPALVDADFIMTLRLQKERMTEHLLPSLREYHQRFGITRDRAQLAHPHVKILHPGPVNRGVEISSDLMDDPELSLISQQVTSGVAVRMALLYLIGTSN; encoded by the coding sequence ATGACCACTGAAACCACAACGACTTGGACGAAACGTCATATCCTTTCTTTGGAAAGCTTTACACCAGAGGAGTATGAAACCCTCCTGGAAACCGCAGATAGTTTTCGGGAAGTGTTATCCCGGCGCACGAAGAAAGTTCCCGCTTTACAAGGACAAGTGGTTGCCCATTTGTTTTTTGAACCGTCAACGCGCACCCGTAGCAGTTTTGAACTGGCAGCTAAACGCTTATCTGCTGATACCCTCAACTTCAGTGGGAGTGCCTCTTCTCTGACGAAAGGAGAAACGATTTTAGATACGGCAAAAACCTATATGGCAATGGGGGCCAATATTATGGTGATTCGTCATCGCCAAGCGGGTGTTCCCCATATCATTGCCGCGGAAATGGATCGCTTAGAGAGTAATGTCAGTATTCTGAATGCTGGGGATGGACAGCATGAACATCCCTCGCAAGCCTTGTTAGATTTATTTACCCTGTATCAGTTGCGATCTCAAAATTCTCCCCGCCAGTTTCTCGCAGGGAAAAAAATTGCCATTGTCGGCGATATCTTACACTCTCGAGTGGCGCGGTCTAATATCTATAGTTTAGCCGCGATGGGCGCAACCGTTCATTTAGCTGCCCCACCGACGTTACTGCCCAGAGAATTTCAAGATTTTTTAAGAGCGTCTGATTCAGACCGCTTGGTCTGTCATTGGAATATTGAACCCGCTTTAGTTGACGCCGATTTTATTATGACCTTACGCTTGCAGAAAGAGCGGATGACCGAGCATTTATTGCCCAGTTTACGGGAATATCATCAACGATTTGGAATTACGCGCGATCGCGCTCAGTTAGCCCATCCTCATGTCAAAATTCTCCATCCTGGACCCGTGAATCGGGGCGTAGAAATCAGTTCCGATCTCATGGATGACCCCGAATTAAGCCTAATTTCTCAACAAGTCACCAGTGGTGTGGCTGTCCGGATGGCGCTGTTATACCTCATTGGCACATCCAATTAA